CCCCATCCCAAAGTCAACCCTGTCCAGGCCCAACCTTGACCACTGCGACACTATCAGCACCCCGACCGAGTCCGGACTCGCCTTCTTCTCGCCGCCCACCGACTCCACCACCCCCCTCACGTAGTCCTCCCCCACTCGCTCCTTGGCGCGTCGCACCAACCCCGCCGCGTACCCCAACCTCTTCTCCGTCAACTCCTTCACGCTGCTCTGCGCGCATCCCAACACGAACGCATTGCCGTAGTAACCTTCCGGAAGACTCGGCCTCACGCGCTCACGTACGTTCACGCTGAACAGAAGCTTCAGTATTTGGTTAGAAGGTAAGTTCAACGCCCTCGCCCAGCTCCTCCACACGTGACCGGAAAGCACCTCGAAAGCCGTGAACTCGGTACTGAGTCGACTCGTCGACAGAGCTAGCTTCTTCAACTCGGTCACGTGTGTTTTGTTGAAGACAACCGAGGTCGGACATAGTCTTTCGTTCGTGAAGCGATTCATGAACCCGCAGAGGTCCGGGACTTTGTTGAACAACGCGGCGTGGTTTTGCTGACATGGAGATACGCTTGTAGGGTCCATGAGGTGGCGGTCCCAGACGGGCATTGGTCGGAACTCGCCGTGTTTCCTGGCGGCAAGCTCGGCGAAGCAGTTTAAAAACTCGGCGCTTCCGATTCCGTCGCAGACGGAATGGTTAAACCCTACTCCCAGTGCGGCTCCTCCGTCCTTGAGCCACGTCAGCTGTACCACGACCGGTGGGGCCCCTTTGAGGACGTCTGCCACTTGGAGCGACAAGAGCTTCCTCCACTGGGTGACGTAGCGCGGGGCATGTTGGAACTCGGAGACAGCGCGGTCGGAAACGGCCTCGATGAACACCGCGCCCTGCGCGCAACATACCACCTCGAGTCCCGAGCCGTCGGGTTTGGGCCTGACCCGGCCGGCGAGCGGGTAGTACGGAACAAGCGCTTTGG
Above is a window of Fragaria vesca subsp. vesca linkage group LG7, FraVesHawaii_1.0, whole genome shotgun sequence DNA encoding:
- the LOC101307156 gene encoding omega-hydroxypalmitate O-feruloyl transferase-like; amino-acid sequence: MASVARVKEAVVVTPSEPTPSCVLSLSAVDSQLFLRFTIEYLLVYSPRQNTTNQALTATRVKAALAKALVPYYPLAGRVRPKPDGSGLEVVCCAQGAVFIEAVSDRAVSEFQHAPRYVTQWRKLLSLQVADVLKGAPPVVVQLTWLKDGGAALGVGFNHSVCDGIGSAEFLNCFAELAARKHGEFRPMPVWDRHLMDPTSVSPCQQNHAALFNKVPDLCGFMNRFTNERLCPTSVVFNKTHVTELKKLALSTSRLSTEFTAFEVLSGHVWRSWARALNLPSNQILKLLFSVNVRERVRPSLPEGYYGNAFVLGCAQSSVKELTEKRLGYAAGLVRRAKERVGEDYVRGVVESVGGEKKASPDSVGVLIVSQWSRLGLDRVDFGMGRPVHVGPICSDRYCLFLPVNNDDDDDDGGGQGESVKVMVAVPTSAVDKYELLVNSPYS